GAGCTCTTCCGGCTCGCCCTGACGGCGCAGCACGGCCCGGATCCGGGCTATGAGTTCACGGGAAGAATAGGGCTTGGTGACGTAGTCATCGGCGCCCAGTTCCAGCCCCACAACCTTGTCAATCTCCGAGTCCTTAGCCGTGAGCATGATGATGGGAACGCTGGAGCGCTGACGCAAATGCTTACACACCTCGGTTCCGCTCATGCCCGGCAACTGCAGATCCAACAGAATCAAATCGGCGCCGGAGCGCTCAAATTCGACTAGTGCATCCAGGCCGTTGTCTACAACTGAGACCTCATAGCCTTCCTTGGACAGCAGGAATGACAATGGATCGCTAATGGAATCCTCGTCTTCAACAATCAAAACTCTGCTCACGCTCGTTG
The Arthrobacter alpinus genome window above contains:
- a CDS encoding response regulator transcription factor, producing MSRVLIVEDEDSISDPLSFLLSKEGYEVSVVDNGLDALVEFERSGADLILLDLQLPGMSGTEVCKHLRQRSSVPIIMLTAKDSEIDKVVGLELGADDYVTKPYSSRELIARIRAVLRRQGEPEELMDSTVNAGPVRMDVERHVVSVRGENVSFPLKEFELLEMLLRNAGKVLTRGQLIDRVWGSDYVGDTKTLDVHVKRLRSKIELDPATPRHLVTVRGLGYKLEP